In the genome of Planctomyces sp. SH-PL62, the window TCGCGCTGGTGCAGACCGCCCCCAACGTGACCTATGAGATCCTGACGAAGAAGGGGGAGACGCTCCACATCTCCAACCCGACCCGGATCCCGGACCCCGGCGACATCGAGGAGTTCCGCGAGCCCATCGCCAAGATCAACTTCATCCTGCCGACCGAGAACATCGGCGCGATCATGCAGCTCTGCGAGGATCGCCGGGGGACGTACATCAAGACCGAGTACCTCTCCTCCACGCGCGCCATCCTGACCTATGAGCTGCCGCTGGCCGAGATGATCTACGACCTCTACGACAAGCTCAAGAGCGCCACCCGCGGCTACGGGACGATGGACTACGAGCTTCTCGGGTATCGCGCCGACGACCTCTGCCGGCTCGACATCCTGGTGGCCGGGGTGAAGGTCGACGCCCTGTCGATCGTCGTCCACCGGGACCACGCCGACCGTCGCGGCCGGAAGCTCGTGAAGAAGCTCCGGGCGGAGATCGACCGCCACCAGTTCGAGGTGGCGATCCAGGCCGCGATCGGCAGCCGGGTCATCGCCCGTGAGACGATCTCGGCGCTGCGGAAGAACGTCACCGCCAAGTGCTACGGCGGCGACATTTCCCGGAAGCGGAAGCTCCTGGAAAAGCAAAAAGAAGGCAAGAAGCGTATGAAGCAGGTGGGGAACGTGGAAATCTCTCAGGACGCGTTCCTGTCGGTCCTCGACGACAGCGACGACTGAGGACGACGGGGCGCGGCCCCCGCGCCGTGCCCCATCCCGCCCGGCGGTTCGCATCGGGCGAGCCCGCCGCCCGACCTCGAAAGGGGACGATCACCCATGGACGCGACGCCCTCGATCCAGGAGCCGGCCGACGTCGGAGAGGCCGCGACGGCCGGGGTGGCGCGGCAGACCGTGGACCTCCTGGTCGCGCTCTGCCTGGGCGTGCTCCTCTTCCGCACCTTCTCCGCCGAGGCCTACGTCGTCCCGACCGGGTCGATGGCGCCGACGCTCCTGGGCCACCATCGCGAGCTGACCTGCGCCAACTGCCAGTTCCCGTTCGACGTCGGGCTGGACGAGGAGGCCCCGCCGGCCCGCCCCGTCTGCCCCAACTGCGGCCGCGCCGGGTCCGACGCCCAGCCGGTCGTCGCCTGCAACGGCGACCGCGTCCTCGTCCAGAAGTTCCTCTACGACTTCCGCGCCCCGGGACGCTGGGAGGTGGCGGTCTTCCACTTCCCCGGCGATCCCTCGCAGGCGTACGTCAAGCGAGTGGTGGGCCTCCCCGGCGAGTCGATCCGGATCGCCGGCGGGGACGTCTGGGTCGACGGGGTGGTCGCGCGCAAGAGCCTCCAGGACGTCCGCGCGATGCGGATCCTCGTCCACGACAGCCGCTACGTCCCGGCCGATTCCGATCGCTATCCCCGCTGGTCGTTCCGCCGGGGGACGACGGCCCGGCCCGAGCCCACCGGCTGGACCCAGGGACCCGACGGCTTCCGCCGCGCGGCGACCGAACCGGAAGGGGATGCCGAGGACTGGCTGACCTACCGCAACTGGGATCCCGCGCTCGACCGCTACGCCCCGATCCGCGACTTCTACGGCTACAACGGCGGCGACTCCCGATCGGACAACGCCGTGAGGGACGTGGGCCTGGAGGCCCGCGTGGCCCTCGGACCGGGCGTCGAATCGCTGGCGGTCAGCCTTCGGTCCGGCGGCGACCGCTTCGTGGTCAGGATCCCGACCCGCCCCGAGGAGCCCGTCGAGGTCGTCCGCAACGGCGCGCGACGGAAGGTCTTCATCCTGGGCAATCCGCTGGCCTCCGACGGCGGCGCCGAGACGACCCACACCCTCGAAGCTTCGCTTTTCGACGACCGGCTGATGGTCGCCGTCGACGGATCGCTCCTGTTCGAGCCGCTCGACTACGACGACCCCGACGACGGCCCCGGAAACGACGAATCCCCCATCGCGCTGGGAGTCCGAGGGGGGACGCTCCACGTCCCCGAGGTTCGGATCTTCCGCGACGTCCACTACACCAGCTCCCTGGGGGCGGCGCACCGCCGGCCGCACGCGGTGCTCGACGCCTACCGGCTCGGCGAGGGGGAATACTTCGTGCTGGGAGACAACAGCCCGATTTCCAACGACTCGCGGTTCTGGGCCGAGGGGCCCGTCGTCCCTCGCTCCCTGTTCCTGGGGAAGCCGTTCCTGGTCCACCTCCCCGGCAAGCTCGTGGCCCTGGAGGTCATGGGGCGGTCGTTTTACTGGATTCCCGATCCCAGGCGAATTCGTTACATTCACTAAATGGCCCGCCCGGAACCCGCTCCGGCCCCGGATACCCGCCCTCCTCGGTTTAGAGACCCAATCATCATGGGACGGACCGCCGCCTCGCCCCCCCCGGCCCCTTCCTCGAAGTCGTCGGGGACCGCGACCGATCCCCGGAGCCGGGGGGCCGCCACGGCCCGTTCGGGCGACGGTCTCCGCGAGACGCTGGAGGCCCTCGTCGTCGCGGC includes:
- the lepB gene encoding signal peptidase I; amino-acid sequence: MDATPSIQEPADVGEAATAGVARQTVDLLVALCLGVLLFRTFSAEAYVVPTGSMAPTLLGHHRELTCANCQFPFDVGLDEEAPPARPVCPNCGRAGSDAQPVVACNGDRVLVQKFLYDFRAPGRWEVAVFHFPGDPSQAYVKRVVGLPGESIRIAGGDVWVDGVVARKSLQDVRAMRILVHDSRYVPADSDRYPRWSFRRGTTARPEPTGWTQGPDGFRRAATEPEGDAEDWLTYRNWDPALDRYAPIRDFYGYNGGDSRSDNAVRDVGLEARVALGPGVESLAVSLRSGGDRFVVRIPTRPEEPVEVVRNGARRKVFILGNPLASDGGAETTHTLEASLFDDRLMVAVDGSLLFEPLDYDDPDDGPGNDESPIALGVRGGTLHVPEVRIFRDVHYTSSLGAAHRRPHAVLDAYRLGEGEYFVLGDNSPISNDSRFWAEGPVVPRSLFLGKPFLVHLPGKLVALEVMGRSFYWIPDPRRIRYIH